A genomic window from Lotus japonicus ecotype B-129 chromosome 1, LjGifu_v1.2 includes:
- the LOC130728984 gene encoding uncharacterized protein LOC130728984, with translation MAPKSPFHRVRLLPPPLEMAKPASIAPSPPSPPRFSTVAPFTKFRIQGRPGRKDFDAYVFGNHNAPGIVVLHDSLGVDDHVKNHALKISQLGNGFKVLIPDLYGDYEGEYNGVDTMKGVYSAILWLRANGSDKVGVTGFSKGAALAIYSSYFQPSVDAVVAFYGTPPCMLGIPVSCSGSFWRTG, from the exons ATGGCGCCAAAGAGTCCTTTTCATAGAGTGAGACTCCTCCCTCCGCCGCTGGAAATGGCGAAACCAGCTTCCATTGCACCCTCTCCTCCGTCTCCTCCTCGCTTCTCCACCGTAGCTCCGTTCACCAAATTCCGCATTCAGGGCAGACCCGGCAGAAAAGATTTCGATGCGTACGTTTTCGGCAACCACAATGCTCCTGGCATTGTTGTTCTTCATGACTCGTTGGGGGTTGATGATCATGTCAAAAATCATGCTCTCAAGATTTCTCAGCTTGGAAATGGATTTAAAGTTCTTATTCCTGA TCTTTATGGTGATTATGAAGGAGAGTATAATGGAGTTGATACTATGAAGGGTGTTTATTCTGCAATTCTATGGCTTAGAGCCAATGGTTCAGACAAG GTTGGTGTAACTGGCTTTTCTAAGGGGGCTGCTCTGGCTATATACAGCTCTTACTTTCAACCATCCGTTGATGCTGTTGTAGCTTTCTATGGCACTCCTCCCTGCATGCTTGGAATTCCAGTGTCCTGTTCAGGCTCATTTTGGAGAACTGGATGA